From the genome of Ahaetulla prasina isolate Xishuangbanna chromosome 15, ASM2864084v1, whole genome shotgun sequence, one region includes:
- the PLA2G1B gene encoding phospholipase A2 — MIKCTIPGSRPVLDYANYGCYCGFGGSGTPVDQLDRCCQTHDHCYSQAKKHPACKSLLDSPYTKIYSYTCSKSNVTCEDDNDECGAFICECDRSAATCFAGAPYNKEYKKLDTSKYCN, encoded by the exons ATGATTAAATGCACGATCCCCGGCAGTAGACCTGTGTTGGATTATGCAAACTACGGTTGCTACTGTGGATTCGGAGGCAGTGGGACACCGGTAGACCAGCTGGACAG GTGCTGCCAGACGCACGACCACTGCTATTCTCAAGCCAAGAAACATCCTGCGTGCAAGTCTCTCCTGGACAGCCCTTACACCAAGATCTATTCATACACCTGTTCTAAAAGCAACGTCACCTGTGAAG aCGACAACGATGAGTGTGGTGCTTTTATTTGCGAATGCGACCGCTCGGCGGCCACCTGCTTCGCCGGGGCTCCTTACAACAAAGAATACAAGAAACTGGACACCAGCAAATATTGCAACTGA